From the Desulfuromonadaceae bacterium genome, one window contains:
- a CDS encoding TraR/DksA C4-type zinc finger protein — protein sequence MRDDLDLNVFKILLEKRLAEIMAGREAQQREGAPVELDQTKVGRLSRMDAMQQQAMAQASSRRTEVELQRIRTAVNRLRSGDYGYCVKCDEEIAEKRLKVDPATLVCIECARAAEGKAGR from the coding sequence ATGCGCGATGATTTGGATTTAAATGTGTTTAAAATTCTTCTGGAGAAACGTCTCGCCGAAATCATGGCAGGGCGCGAGGCACAGCAGAGAGAAGGTGCGCCGGTGGAACTCGACCAGACCAAGGTGGGTCGCCTTTCGCGCATGGATGCCATGCAGCAGCAGGCCATGGCCCAGGCCTCGTCCCGTCGCACCGAGGTGGAACTGCAACGCATCCGGACGGCCGTCAACCGGCTGCGCAGCGGCGACTATGGGTACTGCGTCAAATGCGACGAGGAGATTGCCGAAAAGCGACTGAAGGTCGACCCGGCGACCCTGGTCTGCATCGAATGCGCACGCGCGGCAGAGGGAAAGGCTGGCAGATGA
- a CDS encoding methyltransferase domain-containing protein, protein MLRKNTLCWQPEQTTDLHEERLDKVVQTLLACNVLSVLDLGCGPGELLMRLAAEKQFTTIVGIDTSQEALAEARARLAFHDEGFADRKMSLFLASYTSLDENFCGFDAAVLVETIEHVAPQRLSAVETAVFAGYRPKTVIVTTPNREYNVLHGIPDGVLRHPDHRFEWTRDKFRRWAAGVARRNGYQVVFEDIGAFDSRHGSSTQMATFSLMQIGSSRAVR, encoded by the coding sequence ATGTTGAGAAAAAATACTCTCTGCTGGCAGCCCGAGCAGACGACGGACCTGCATGAGGAGCGTTTGGACAAGGTGGTACAAACGCTGTTGGCGTGCAACGTTCTGAGCGTCCTCGATCTTGGTTGCGGGCCAGGCGAATTACTGATGCGCCTGGCCGCAGAAAAACAGTTCACGACCATTGTCGGCATCGACACATCGCAGGAGGCTCTGGCCGAGGCGCGAGCCCGACTCGCCTTCCATGATGAGGGGTTCGCCGACCGCAAGATGTCCCTGTTTCTTGCGTCCTACACATCTTTGGACGAGAATTTTTGCGGGTTTGATGCAGCAGTCCTGGTCGAGACCATCGAACATGTTGCGCCGCAACGCCTGTCGGCAGTCGAGACGGCGGTTTTCGCCGGATATCGGCCGAAGACGGTCATCGTCACCACGCCTAATCGCGAGTACAATGTGCTGCACGGCATTCCGGACGGCGTTCTCCGCCACCCGGATCATCGTTTTGAATGGACCCGGGATAAATTCAGACGTTGGGCCGCTGGCGTGGCACGGCGCAACGGTTACCAGGTCGTGTTTGAGGATATCGGCGCATTCGACTCCCGCCATGGCAGTTCGACACAGATGGCGACCTTTTCGTTGATGCAAATCGGAAGCTCTCGCGCGGTACGGTAG
- a CDS encoding pyridoxine 5'-phosphate synthase has translation MAKLGLNVDHIATVRQARGGVEPDPVMAAAIGELAGVDGITIHLREDRRHIQDRDLEILRRTVKTRLNLEMAATEEMVGIALMTKPEQVTLVPEKRQELTTEGGLDVIFNRGTVTSVVKTLREKGVVVSLFVDPDPEQIKVAKKSGADCIEIHTGTYANASGWHDRMEELGKIDAAIKFAKKLGLGVNAGHGLDYVNIQALAALGGVEEYNIGHSIIARAMLVGLDRAVRDMVALIRTRI, from the coding sequence ATGGCAAAACTTGGATTGAATGTTGATCATATAGCCACCGTTCGTCAGGCGCGCGGCGGCGTGGAGCCTGATCCGGTGATGGCGGCGGCGATCGGTGAATTGGCCGGGGTCGACGGAATCACGATCCACCTGAGAGAGGATCGCCGTCACATCCAGGATCGAGACTTGGAAATTCTGCGCCGGACGGTCAAGACCCGGCTCAATTTGGAGATGGCCGCTACGGAAGAAATGGTCGGTATCGCCCTTATGACCAAGCCGGAGCAGGTCACGCTGGTGCCGGAGAAACGCCAGGAACTGACCACAGAAGGTGGTCTGGATGTGATCTTCAACCGCGGCACCGTGACGTCGGTGGTCAAGACGTTGCGGGAAAAAGGTGTCGTCGTCAGCCTGTTCGTCGATCCCGACCCCGAACAGATCAAGGTCGCCAAGAAGAGTGGAGCCGACTGCATCGAAATTCACACAGGAACCTACGCTAACGCCTCTGGCTGGCATGATCGGATGGAGGAACTCGGGAAGATCGATGCGGCGATTAAATTCGCTAAGAAGCTGGGTCTTGGCGTTAACGCCGGGCACGGGCTTGATTATGTCAACATTCAGGCCCTGGCCGCGTTGGGAGGTGTCGAGGAATACAACATCGGGCACTCCATCATCGCTCGCGCCATGCTGGTGGGCCTCGACCGCGCCGTCAGAGACATGGTGGCGTTGATCCGTACCCGCATATGA
- the truD gene encoding tRNA pseudouridine(13) synthase TruD — MPEYLTVGVAGIGGTIKETATDFCVEEVALYRPCGAGEHLYLWVEKTGMTTFDLVRKLARTCRISEREIGYAGMKDARATTRQWLSLPAATAPRITELDLPGVKVLETGLHGNKLRLGHLAGNRFEILIRGVADDAVSSAEKIFKQLEHSGVPNLFGEQRYGILGNSHRIGRAILGGDFDAAVQEIIGNPELIRTEDWRVAAQAFRDGGPAAALPLMPRRMNHECMLLREMSKGVTAKKALLHLPAKLLRLYLSACQAELFDRLLTARLPDPGQLLPGDIACKHANGACFRVTDLTAEQARADAFEISPTAPLFGHKVMLAEEEAGRRETAVLDASGLTLEAFRLEQGLGMAGERRPLRVPVNAIGYTLEAEGLRVRFMLPKGSFATSLLRELMKIS; from the coding sequence ATGCCTGAGTACCTGACCGTCGGTGTGGCGGGGATCGGTGGTACGATCAAGGAAACGGCCACCGATTTTTGTGTCGAAGAGGTAGCGCTCTATCGTCCGTGCGGTGCCGGGGAGCATCTTTACCTGTGGGTCGAAAAGACCGGCATGACGACGTTCGATCTGGTGCGCAAGCTGGCGCGGACCTGTCGCATCAGTGAACGGGAGATCGGCTACGCCGGGATGAAGGACGCTCGCGCCACGACCCGCCAGTGGTTGTCGCTCCCCGCTGCCACCGCGCCGCGCATCACCGAACTCGATTTACCCGGAGTGAAGGTGCTGGAAACCGGACTTCATGGCAACAAGCTGCGGCTCGGTCATCTGGCGGGCAATCGTTTTGAAATTCTCATTCGAGGCGTTGCCGACGACGCTGTTAGCAGTGCCGAAAAAATTTTCAAGCAACTGGAGCACAGCGGCGTTCCGAACCTTTTCGGGGAGCAACGCTACGGTATTCTGGGGAATTCTCACCGCATCGGGCGCGCTATTCTGGGGGGCGATTTTGACGCAGCGGTGCAGGAAATCATTGGCAACCCGGAGCTGATCCGTACCGAGGACTGGCGCGTTGCAGCCCAGGCGTTTCGTGATGGTGGTCCGGCGGCGGCACTGCCACTGATGCCGCGACGCATGAATCATGAATGCATGCTGTTACGCGAGATGAGCAAAGGGGTGACCGCGAAAAAAGCGTTGTTACACTTGCCCGCGAAGCTGTTGCGCCTTTATCTTTCCGCCTGTCAAGCGGAGTTGTTCGATCGATTGCTCACTGCTCGCCTCCCCGATCCGGGACAGTTGCTCCCCGGTGACATCGCCTGCAAGCATGCCAACGGTGCTTGTTTCAGAGTGACTGACCTGACCGCCGAACAGGCCCGCGCGGATGCGTTCGAGATCAGCCCCACCGCCCCACTCTTTGGTCACAAAGTGATGCTTGCCGAGGAGGAAGCCGGGCGCCGCGAAACTGCCGTACTCGATGCCAGTGGCCTGACGCTGGAAGCGTTTCGTCTGGAGCAGGGGCTGGGGATGGCCGGGGAGCGTCGCCCGCTGCGGGTACCGGTCAATGCGATCGGCTACACCCTTGAAGCTGAAGGGTTGCGGGTTCGTTTTATGTTACCCAAAGGGTCGTTCGCAACCAGTCTGTTGCGCGAACTGATGAAAATCAGTTGA
- a CDS encoding TraR/DksA C4-type zinc finger protein encodes MDKTEECKNLDVEFFQQLLLKRFGALRQLKSSGQVKSEEERIEVALSRIRWGNYKRCMDCSEEIDDERLLVDPTTLVCLKCSTTKTT; translated from the coding sequence ATGGACAAGACAGAAGAGTGTAAGAATCTGGATGTGGAGTTTTTCCAACAGCTTCTTTTGAAGAGGTTCGGTGCTTTACGGCAGTTGAAGAGTTCGGGACAGGTCAAATCCGAAGAAGAACGCATCGAAGTTGCCTTAAGCCGCATCAGATGGGGCAATTACAAAAGATGCATGGATTGTAGTGAGGAGATTGACGACGAACGTCTGCTGGTCGATCCAACGACCTTAGTCTGCCTGAAATGTTCGACGACAAAGACGACATGA
- a CDS encoding MFS transporter, with translation MDRVTPQAAEQGYGYFSFLQAHPQILIFGVLLTFFSSFGQTFLISIFVPQFLDVFALDTAQFGALYAAATITSAASLPWFGRLLDRVPLRRFSLAAGWGLVLACLAMALTPNVGFLFVALLGLRLAGQGLLSLTASITMARVFEKGRGRALSLSGLGYPLGEGLLPLGVVLLAQSVGWRQSWAILGGIIALVLLPTMSFLLRGESQKNPEAPAAQVPPAPRRFALFRDGRFYALLPSTIFLPLVLTALFLYQIPLAEAYGWSVTTMATAFIGFATARMAGSLLIGPWIDRCGAQNLFPLTLVPVCTGLLAMSLGSNPWGALVYLTLAGVSQGINGPTMTALWAEVYGVESLGATKGMVATIGVFATALGPVVVGGLLKVGVPFTVIVPGCTVLGLMAVVTGLLVRCRLGQTATAVLA, from the coding sequence ATGGATCGAGTCACCCCCCAAGCAGCGGAGCAAGGCTATGGATATTTTTCTTTCCTGCAGGCTCACCCGCAAATTCTGATCTTCGGTGTGCTCCTGACCTTCTTTTCCAGTTTCGGTCAGACCTTTCTGATCTCGATCTTTGTGCCGCAGTTTCTGGACGTCTTCGCCCTTGACACAGCACAATTTGGAGCGCTTTATGCCGCAGCAACCATCACTTCGGCCGCAAGCCTTCCCTGGTTCGGTCGTCTTCTCGACCGGGTCCCGCTGCGGCGTTTCAGTTTAGCCGCTGGATGGGGTCTCGTGCTGGCATGCCTGGCTATGGCGCTGACACCGAATGTCGGATTTTTGTTTGTCGCCCTGCTTGGACTGCGGCTGGCCGGGCAAGGGCTGCTCAGCCTGACCGCCTCGATTACCATGGCGCGGGTCTTCGAGAAGGGGCGCGGCCGGGCCTTAAGTCTCTCCGGGCTCGGCTATCCCCTGGGCGAAGGACTGCTCCCGTTAGGAGTCGTGCTGCTGGCTCAAAGTGTGGGCTGGCGTCAGAGCTGGGCGATTCTCGGTGGTATCATCGCACTGGTGCTGCTGCCGACCATGTCTTTTCTGCTCCGGGGTGAGAGCCAGAAAAACCCCGAAGCGCCAGCAGCACAGGTGCCACCTGCACCTCGCAGGTTTGCGCTGTTCCGTGACGGTCGATTTTATGCGCTATTGCCGAGCACAATTTTCCTGCCGCTGGTCCTGACTGCCTTGTTCCTTTATCAGATCCCCCTGGCCGAGGCGTATGGCTGGTCCGTCACAACCATGGCAACGGCTTTCATCGGCTTTGCCACGGCGCGCATGGCCGGATCGCTGCTGATCGGCCCGTGGATCGACCGTTGTGGTGCACAAAACCTGTTCCCCTTGACTCTGGTGCCGGTCTGCACGGGCCTGCTCGCTATGAGTCTGGGATCGAACCCCTGGGGTGCCCTGGTTTACTTGACCCTGGCCGGTGTCAGTCAGGGGATCAACGGGCCGACGATGACGGCGTTGTGGGCGGAAGTTTATGGCGTCGAATCATTGGGAGCCACCAAGGGGATGGTGGCGACGATCGGTGTTTTTGCCACGGCCCTGGGGCCGGTGGTAGTCGGCGGGCTGCTCAAGGTCGGCGTGCCCTTTACGGTGATCGTGCCCGGATGTACCGTGCTGGGACTTATGGCGGTGGTCACGGGACTGCTGGTCCGCTGCCGTCTCGGCCAGACGGCCACGGCAGTGCTGGCTTGA
- a CDS encoding arsenic metallochaperone ArsD family protein, giving the protein MGIEIFELSESVPAPDCEAADGKVLAAATWGKIETFFSHVQETGIELQRYGLDSTPLAFAAHPGVAERLHVKRNGVLPAVYIDGKLTGQGWSLRVAALKRARVARG; this is encoded by the coding sequence TTGGGAATCGAAATTTTTGAACTTTCTGAAAGCGTACCAGCACCAGATTGTGAGGCGGCTGATGGCAAAGTATTGGCCGCCGCGACATGGGGAAAAATTGAAACTTTCTTCAGCCATGTGCAAGAGACCGGTATCGAACTCCAGCGTTATGGCCTCGACAGTACCCCCCTGGCTTTTGCAGCACATCCTGGAGTTGCTGAGCGTTTGCATGTCAAGAGAAACGGGGTGCTTCCGGCAGTATATATCGACGGCAAACTGACAGGGCAGGGGTGGTCGCTGCGGGTTGCTGCCTTGAAAAGGGCTCGTGTTGCCCGGGGATAA
- a CDS encoding YfiM family protein, producing the protein MCVFCRHLFIILLLSTLLPSFALCAEEATATGLNRGQKTLLLNVGSTAAVIGWGILNWDYFSRTPRTSDEGWFGSETDSGGADKLGHAYTSYLLSHSFSSIYRAWGYTTAEAARYGCYSALGVTGIMELGDAFSANYGFSYEDMLMNLVGAGFGFLTETCPALGRKVDFRWEYRPDLGNLEGDFVTDYEHSKYLLAVKAAGFSATPGWLKPFEVHFGYYVRSAHSVALNGRLRTLYTALGINLTRLLRPYCATRFFDYFQMPYVYLALEHDVD; encoded by the coding sequence ATGTGTGTTTTTTGTCGTCACCTGTTTATTATCCTGCTGCTGAGCACGCTCCTTCCCTCGTTTGCGCTGTGCGCGGAGGAAGCCACAGCAACCGGCCTGAATCGTGGACAAAAAACCCTGCTGCTCAATGTTGGCTCGACGGCAGCGGTCATTGGTTGGGGGATCCTCAATTGGGACTATTTTTCGCGCACGCCGCGCACAAGTGATGAAGGTTGGTTCGGCAGTGAGACCGACAGCGGTGGTGCCGACAAACTGGGACATGCCTATACCAGCTACCTGCTCAGTCACAGCTTTTCCAGCATTTACCGCGCCTGGGGGTACACCACTGCAGAAGCGGCGCGTTACGGGTGCTATTCGGCCCTCGGTGTCACCGGAATCATGGAATTGGGGGATGCGTTCAGCGCGAACTACGGTTTTTCTTACGAAGACATGCTGATGAACCTGGTTGGGGCAGGGTTCGGTTTCCTGACTGAAACCTGTCCGGCGTTGGGACGCAAGGTCGATTTTCGTTGGGAATATCGCCCCGACCTCGGCAATCTGGAGGGGGACTTCGTCACCGACTACGAGCATTCCAAGTATCTTCTGGCGGTAAAAGCAGCAGGATTCAGTGCGACCCCCGGCTGGCTCAAACCGTTCGAAGTTCACTTCGGCTACTACGTCCGTAGCGCTCATTCCGTGGCACTGAATGGCCGTCTCCGTACCCTCTACACCGCGCTTGGCATAAATCTGACCCGCCTGCTGCGCCCCTATTGCGCAACGCGTTTTTTTGATTATTTTCAGATGCCGTATGTATATCTGGCTCTGGAGCATGACGTGGATTAA
- a CDS encoding AAA family ATPase, which produces MKTTDTQALNHHDPESEERLRLDDVQRRLHRTVQGIEERLARYQKDIQEQKTYLWENKAGMDHVEKVTTRQAIEQMLMTGESLAAQKQRLLKLARSPYFGRFDFVRNDQDAPEAFYIGVHHYHDEQHKEHLVYDWRAPIASLFYDYETGAAAYESPAGKVRGAIMLKRQFRIRDGEMELMLESGLNIVDDVLQQELARASDDGMKNIVATIQRDQNAIIRDDQAPTLIIQGVAGSGKTSIALHRIAFLLYRFKETLSSKDILIISPNRVFASYIANVLPELGEESVAEIGMERLADELLEYKIRFQSFFEQTALLLESADEAMRERIVFKSSTNFLKQLDAYAEHVEATRFVAEDVTLCSRLVPGWFLAETFARYRGKSPAERITHVVQTVDVKMAATYHYNMDAEDRRILRAALKTMHRTSTLRKTYQEFYTWLGRPELFKPAKGSKLEYADVFPLIHLKLRLEGVDNPYRAVKHLLIDEMQDYTPVQYALLARLFACRKTILGDVAQAVNPYSASRAEEICKPFSGANYMTLTRSYRSTLPIMRFAQSICPNPDLIPMERPGEEPQVLSCRSRAEEIGQICRLAAEFLDSAHNSLGIICKTQKQAEKIAAALHKDGIAVRLLDAASAVFSTGITVCSAHMAKGLEFDRVIVPETNAANYHTAMDRNLLYVACTRTMHRLMLTHSGEPSPFLPG; this is translated from the coding sequence ATGAAAACCACCGATACCCAGGCCTTGAACCACCACGACCCGGAAAGTGAAGAGCGTCTGCGTCTCGACGATGTGCAACGCCGACTGCACCGAACGGTGCAAGGCATCGAGGAACGCCTGGCGCGCTACCAAAAGGATATCCAGGAGCAGAAAACCTATCTATGGGAGAACAAGGCGGGCATGGATCACGTCGAGAAGGTCACGACGCGCCAGGCGATCGAGCAGATGCTGATGACCGGCGAGTCGCTCGCAGCGCAAAAGCAGCGTCTGCTCAAACTCGCTCGTTCGCCGTATTTCGGTCGCTTCGATTTTGTTCGGAACGATCAAGACGCGCCCGAAGCCTTCTATATCGGTGTTCACCATTACCACGACGAGCAGCACAAGGAGCACCTGGTCTACGACTGGCGGGCGCCGATCGCGTCCCTGTTCTACGATTACGAGACCGGTGCGGCCGCCTATGAATCACCGGCCGGGAAGGTCCGTGGCGCGATCATGCTCAAACGCCAGTTCCGGATTCGCGACGGCGAAATGGAGCTCATGCTGGAGAGCGGGCTCAACATCGTCGACGATGTGCTGCAGCAGGAACTCGCCCGCGCCTCTGACGACGGCATGAAGAATATCGTTGCCACCATCCAGCGCGACCAGAACGCCATCATCCGTGACGATCAGGCCCCGACCCTGATCATCCAGGGGGTCGCCGGTTCCGGCAAAACCTCCATCGCTCTGCACCGGATCGCGTTTCTCTTGTACCGGTTCAAAGAGACCTTGAGCTCGAAAGACATCCTGATCATCTCGCCGAACCGGGTCTTTGCCAGCTACATTGCCAACGTGCTGCCCGAACTGGGCGAGGAGTCAGTGGCCGAGATCGGCATGGAAAGGCTTGCTGACGAACTGCTGGAGTACAAAATCCGCTTTCAGAGTTTTTTCGAGCAGACCGCCCTGCTGCTGGAGTCAGCGGACGAAGCGATGCGCGAACGCATTGTCTTCAAGTCCTCAACCAATTTTCTCAAACAGCTTGATGCCTACGCCGAGCACGTGGAAGCAACCCGGTTCGTGGCCGAGGACGTCACTCTCTGCAGCCGTCTGGTGCCGGGCTGGTTTCTCGCCGAAACCTTCGCCAGGTATCGCGGCAAGAGTCCGGCTGAGCGCATCACCCATGTGGTTCAGACGGTCGATGTCAAGATGGCTGCGACCTACCATTACAACATGGATGCCGAAGACCGGCGCATTCTGCGCGCCGCCCTGAAGACGATGCACCGGACCAGCACCCTGCGCAAGACGTATCAGGAGTTTTATACCTGGCTCGGTCGGCCGGAACTGTTCAAGCCGGCCAAGGGGAGCAAGCTGGAGTACGCCGATGTCTTTCCACTTATCCACCTCAAGTTGCGCCTGGAGGGGGTCGACAATCCCTACCGGGCGGTCAAGCACCTGCTCATCGACGAGATGCAGGACTACACGCCGGTGCAGTATGCGCTACTCGCGCGCCTGTTTGCCTGCCGCAAGACGATTCTCGGCGACGTGGCTCAGGCGGTGAATCCCTACAGCGCCTCACGGGCCGAGGAGATCTGCAAGCCTTTCTCCGGCGCGAACTATATGACCCTGACCCGTAGCTACCGTTCGACCCTGCCGATCATGCGGTTCGCGCAGAGCATCTGTCCCAACCCCGACCTGATACCGATGGAACGCCCTGGCGAAGAGCCACAGGTCTTGAGTTGTCGCAGCCGTGCCGAAGAGATCGGACAGATTTGCCGACTGGCGGCTGAATTTCTTGATTCGGCGCACAACAGCCTGGGGATCATCTGCAAGACGCAGAAACAGGCGGAAAAGATCGCCGCAGCCCTGCATAAAGACGGTATCGCGGTGCGACTGCTGGATGCCGCCAGTGCGGTTTTTTCCACCGGCATCACCGTCTGCAGCGCCCACATGGCCAAGGGGCTGGAATTTGATCGGGTGATCGTACCCGAGACCAACGCCGCCAATTATCACACCGCCATGGATCGCAATCTGCTTTACGTGGCCTGTACCCGCACCATGCACCGGCTGATGCTGACCCACTCAGGCGAACCTTCGCCTTTCCTGCCAGGCTAA
- a CDS encoding DUF4212 domain-containing protein: MTTEPANKGDNNRVNFFLPQAGFMRHEVRLIKIMLAAWLLGSFGFPLLLADSQHNLLGESFLTEGNVWGFPLHFLVSGQGVILFFILICFLFNALMDMLTARRRGRRR; encoded by the coding sequence ATGACGACTGAACCGGCAAATAAAGGTGACAATAACCGGGTTAATTTCTTTTTGCCACAAGCGGGCTTCATGCGACACGAGGTACGGCTGATCAAAATCATGCTCGCTGCCTGGCTGTTGGGCTCCTTCGGTTTTCCGTTATTGCTGGCTGACTCACAGCATAACCTGTTGGGTGAAAGCTTCCTGACCGAGGGGAATGTCTGGGGGTTCCCCCTCCATTTCCTGGTCTCCGGTCAGGGGGTCATCCTCTTCTTTATCCTGATCTGTTTTCTGTTCAATGCGCTGATGGATATGTTAACTGCTCGCCGCCGGGGGCGGCGACGCTGA
- the trmB gene encoding tRNA (guanosine(46)-N7)-methyltransferase TrmB — MTQRVIEINSPSFVCEQQLAATAGVAELFPVEQPLVLEIGCGTGHFIVDLARQQPHRNYLAIDIYNKGCYKTCAKIDAAGLDNVRVLRMEARYLLNRFCAADSLAAVYVNCPDPWPKKRHRYRRLVNGDFLRLLLYYLHPHGEFFFATDFTDYAADVAEILPFHPGYRNRQPTSFSYQLPGYPSSKYMRRFLDQGQPIYYFHYQRVADFKIRVDELPEIVQGFRIRWGKAANA; from the coding sequence ATGACCCAGAGAGTCATTGAAATCAACTCACCGTCATTTGTCTGTGAACAACAACTTGCGGCGACTGCCGGGGTTGCGGAACTTTTTCCGGTAGAGCAGCCGCTGGTCCTTGAAATCGGCTGCGGGACCGGTCACTTCATCGTCGACCTGGCACGGCAACAGCCGCACCGGAACTACCTGGCGATCGACATCTACAATAAAGGGTGCTACAAGACCTGCGCCAAAATCGATGCAGCGGGGCTTGATAACGTGCGCGTCCTGCGCATGGAGGCGCGCTATCTGCTTAACCGTTTTTGTGCGGCTGACTCACTGGCAGCGGTCTATGTCAATTGTCCTGATCCCTGGCCAAAGAAACGTCACCGCTATCGGCGTCTGGTCAACGGTGATTTTTTGCGGCTGCTGCTCTATTATCTGCATCCGCATGGCGAATTCTTCTTCGCTACCGACTTTACCGATTACGCCGCGGATGTTGCGGAAATTCTGCCTTTTCATCCCGGCTACAGAAACCGTCAACCGACCTCGTTTTCCTATCAACTGCCCGGCTATCCGTCTTCAAAATACATGCGGCGTTTTCTCGATCAGGGGCAGCCGATTTACTATTTCCATTATCAACGTGTTGCCGACTTCAAGATCCGTGTCGATGAATTACCCGAGATTGTTCAGGGCTTCCGGATCCGCTGGGGAAAGGCCGCCAATGCCTGA
- a CDS encoding cation acetate symporter: MPDFAFKPIALLILLAVLGCSLLGGLVSRARNDEYYWVSGATAGRAGIGAAIASNWMSAASFLGIAGVFYLKGYLGMAYVVGWTGGYVLLLVLMGNQIRRFGKYTAPEFVEARYDSPYARLIAAIIAILITLVYCTAQYKGLGLVFAWMFGFDYTTSLVLGVAVTLSYLTIAGALGARRKQRMHYAVLIIFFLLPLMIIAYYLDYFWLLPQIGYGEALRDLGQGGQGDWMAPWKYASVYEWIALCFTLMVGTAGLPHVLTRFYTVPNLRDARWSVVWGIFFIGLLYWSAPAYAVFAKIMELRDGLGAAQPADLVVILAAERAGIPVWAVAMLAVGGVIAAISTVVGLLINGAGAFAYDIYFRLLKPDASQQQQMKVARMTTLLLAALVVVLAINPPGLIAEITAVAFALAGNTLFPVFLLGIWWSRANKYGAIAGMLSGIAITIGSLLLAWWSPELSRFLPPTSSAFIGAPVVALVMVGVSLVTPAPPERITRFLIEKVHQP; the protein is encoded by the coding sequence ATGCCCGACTTTGCTTTCAAACCGATCGCGCTGCTGATTCTGCTTGCCGTTCTGGGATGTTCACTCCTTGGTGGCCTGGTCAGTCGTGCCAGAAATGACGAATATTATTGGGTCTCCGGTGCCACCGCCGGTCGCGCCGGAATCGGTGCCGCGATTGCATCAAACTGGATGAGTGCTGCTTCCTTCCTCGGTATCGCCGGGGTCTTTTACCTCAAGGGCTATCTGGGGATGGCCTACGTGGTCGGCTGGACCGGCGGTTACGTGTTGTTGCTGGTTCTGATGGGGAATCAGATTCGGCGGTTCGGTAAATATACCGCGCCGGAATTTGTCGAAGCGCGTTACGATTCACCTTACGCGCGTCTGATCGCGGCGATTATTGCGATTCTGATCACCCTGGTTTATTGCACCGCGCAATACAAAGGTCTGGGGCTGGTCTTTGCCTGGATGTTCGGTTTTGACTACACGACCTCGCTGGTACTCGGCGTGGCGGTTACGTTGAGCTATCTGACCATCGCCGGGGCGTTGGGTGCGCGGCGCAAACAGCGTATGCACTACGCTGTACTGATCATTTTTTTCCTGCTGCCGTTGATGATTATCGCCTACTATCTCGACTATTTCTGGCTATTGCCGCAGATCGGTTACGGAGAGGCTCTCCGCGATCTGGGTCAGGGGGGGCAAGGGGACTGGATGGCACCCTGGAAGTACGCCTCTGTCTATGAGTGGATTGCTCTTTGTTTCACGCTGATGGTTGGAACTGCCGGATTGCCGCATGTACTCACCCGCTTCTATACGGTGCCGAATCTTCGCGATGCGCGCTGGAGTGTCGTGTGGGGGATATTCTTCATCGGCCTGTTGTACTGGAGTGCACCGGCCTACGCCGTTTTTGCCAAGATCATGGAACTCCGTGATGGTCTGGGGGCAGCACAACCTGCGGATCTGGTTGTTATTCTGGCCGCAGAGCGCGCCGGAATCCCGGTCTGGGCCGTCGCCATGCTGGCGGTTGGCGGTGTTATCGCAGCAATCTCGACCGTGGTTGGATTGCTGATCAACGGTGCGGGGGCATTTGCCTACGATATTTATTTTCGTCTGCTCAAGCCGGATGCCTCGCAGCAGCAGCAGATGAAGGTTGCTCGCATGACAACGCTGCTCCTGGCAGCACTGGTGGTGGTGCTGGCGATCAACCCGCCGGGACTGATCGCCGAGATTACTGCGGTGGCTTTTGCGCTGGCGGGGAATACGCTCTTTCCGGTCTTTCTGTTGGGGATCTGGTGGAGTCGCGCCAACAAATACGGCGCGATTGCCGGGATGCTGAGTGGCATCGCCATCACCATCGGCAGCCTGCTGTTGGCCTGGTGGTCGCCAGAGCTGTCCAGATTTTTGCCACCGACCTCTTCAGCCTTTATCGGCGCACCGGTCGTTGCGCTGGTTATGGTCGGGGTTTCACTGGTGACACCGGCACCACCGGAACGAATCACCCGCTTTTTGATTGAAAAAGTTCATCAGCCCTGA